In Rhinoraja longicauda isolate Sanriku21f chromosome 39, sRhiLon1.1, whole genome shotgun sequence, one DNA window encodes the following:
- the LOC144611197 gene encoding putative G-protein coupled receptor 139: protein MEACKADYNFHWCGLSTCTTRYLVAMAAADLLVAITEVILYQIRVHYFYWSFLSITHVCSVNIVLNFSATDCSVWFTVTFTFDRFVAICCQKLKTKYCTGKTAAAVLATAGVLLCLKNVPRYFTYEPWRIIENVPWLCVMKESVFTDPGWVTFDWFDTALTPLLPFAVILLLNSLTVRHILVASRVRQGLRGESKGEKRSDPEMESRRRSVVLLFTISGSFILLWLTNVVHFVYYQITEDNADWNDSEWIFHKMGYLLRNLNCCTNTFIYAATQAKFREKVKSAVKYPVTSMLQIIHKYAS, encoded by the coding sequence tgcggcctctccacctgcaccactcgctacctggtggccatggcagcggccgatctactggtcgcgatcaccgaggtcattttgtatcagatccgagttcattacttttattggagtttcctgtccatcacccatgtgtgcagtgttaacattGTACTGAAtttttcagcaacagactgttctgtctggttcaccgtgacTTTCacatttgatcgctttgtcgccatttgttgccagaagctgaaaactaaatattgcaccgggaaaactgcggctgcggttctagcaacagccggcgttctgctctgtctgaaaaacgttccccgctacttcacatatGAACCCTGGAGGATCATCGAAAATGTCCCGTGGCTCTGTGTCATGAAGGAAAGtgttttcactgaccccgggtgggtgacgtttgactggttcgacacggctctaacgccgctcctccctttcgctgtgatcctgctgctcaactctctgacagtccggcacattttagtggccagtcgggtccgtcaggggctgaggggtgagagcaagggggagaagcgcagtgacccggagatggagagcaggaggaggtctgtggttttactcttcaccatctccggcagcttcatcctcctgtggctgacaaaTGTGGtacacttcgtctattatcagatcacagaagACAATGCAGATTGgaatgattctgaatggatctttCACAAAATGGGGTATTTGCTGAGAAATCTCAACTGTTgcacgaacacatttatttacgcggcgacacaGGCCAAGTTCCGGGAGaaagtgaagagcgcggtgaaatatccggtcACCTCTATGCTTCAGATCATTCATAAATACGcgtcctga